A genome region from Arthrobacter sp. SLBN-100 includes the following:
- a CDS encoding GntR family transcriptional regulator — translation MRASDRAYTALRDDIVQWRLKPGALLAEVEQAQRLGVSRTPLREALGRLTAEGLTTAAGGRGVVVTGISLADIEELFELRETLEGKAAALAAERGDAGTFRMLEADFRAAPALINGSAPALEDYYRLVERLDSAIDAASSNSYLAQAMRSLRVHLVRIRRLAADDAARLTAAAAEHAAIAEAIAIGNPRLAQAATTVHLHRSLSHIKATHTPR, via the coding sequence GTGCGAGCCAGCGATCGGGCCTATACCGCGCTCCGCGATGACATCGTTCAGTGGCGGCTCAAGCCGGGCGCCTTGCTGGCCGAGGTGGAACAGGCGCAGCGGCTTGGGGTTTCACGCACGCCGCTCCGGGAGGCGCTGGGCCGCCTGACAGCAGAAGGGCTGACGACGGCGGCGGGCGGCCGCGGCGTCGTCGTCACCGGCATCTCGCTGGCGGACATCGAGGAACTCTTCGAGCTCCGCGAGACCCTGGAAGGCAAGGCTGCGGCACTCGCTGCGGAACGTGGCGACGCCGGGACATTCCGGATGCTTGAGGCAGACTTCCGGGCGGCCCCCGCACTCATTAACGGCAGTGCACCGGCATTGGAGGACTACTACCGGCTGGTGGAACGGCTGGACTCCGCCATCGATGCCGCCAGCTCCAATTCCTACCTTGCCCAGGCCATGCGCAGCCTCCGGGTCCACCTGGTCCGCATCCGCCGCCTGGCAGCCGACGACGCCGCCCGGCTGACAGCTGCAGCAGCCGAACATGCGGCGATAGCCGAGGCCATCGCCATTGGCAACCCGCGCCTGGCGCAGGCAGCCACCACCGTGCATCTGCACCGCAGCCTGTCCCATATCAAAGCAACCCACACACCCCGCTAA
- a CDS encoding pseudouridine synthase — MTQAGRQGSPRSGSGRNSSGHNSTPGRNTSQGGNSGAGFRGGSAKRAGGFGSDRPHRAPKPREERFIDPDQAPEARTGRGAAEQKPAKPSSRKPAARKPGAKKAPGTPGAPKQKPRTGAPGAAASRAFGSERFGQNLGPVRRPTRKKGPRGEVPQSELHDADGVRLQKVMASAGVASRRVCEEMIAEGRVEVDGQVVTELGVRIDPKTAVIHVDGIRIQLDENMVYMVFNKPKGVVSTMEDPEGRPCISDFLRNQHGERLFHVGRLDVATEGLLLLTNDGELANRLTHPSYEVPKTYLVQVRGPFPQGIGAQLKQGVELEDGFANVDSFRLVDSTPGHVLIEVVLHSGKNRIVRRLFDAVGFPVLRLVRVKVGPIGLGDQRQGSIRNLGKQEVGHLLASVGL; from the coding sequence ATGACACAGGCGGGACGCCAGGGTTCACCACGTAGCGGTTCGGGACGCAACAGCTCCGGACACAACAGCACGCCGGGACGCAACACATCCCAGGGCGGCAATTCCGGCGCCGGCTTCCGCGGCGGTTCGGCCAAGCGCGCCGGCGGGTTCGGCAGCGACCGGCCCCACCGCGCACCGAAGCCGCGCGAGGAGCGGTTTATCGATCCGGACCAGGCACCGGAAGCCCGGACCGGACGCGGAGCCGCGGAACAAAAGCCCGCCAAGCCCTCTTCCCGCAAGCCTGCCGCGCGCAAGCCGGGGGCCAAGAAAGCGCCCGGAACGCCCGGGGCACCCAAGCAGAAGCCACGTACCGGCGCACCGGGAGCAGCCGCTTCCCGTGCCTTCGGCAGCGAACGCTTCGGCCAGAACCTGGGGCCGGTCCGCAGGCCAACACGTAAGAAGGGCCCGCGGGGCGAGGTTCCCCAGTCCGAACTCCACGATGCCGACGGCGTGCGGCTGCAAAAGGTGATGGCCTCCGCAGGAGTGGCATCACGGCGCGTCTGCGAGGAGATGATTGCCGAAGGCCGGGTGGAAGTGGATGGCCAGGTGGTCACCGAGCTCGGCGTCCGCATCGACCCGAAGACCGCCGTCATCCACGTCGACGGCATCCGGATCCAGCTGGACGAAAACATGGTGTACATGGTGTTCAACAAGCCCAAGGGTGTTGTCTCCACCATGGAGGATCCCGAGGGCAGGCCCTGCATCAGTGACTTCCTCCGGAACCAGCACGGCGAACGGCTCTTCCACGTGGGCCGGCTTGACGTCGCCACCGAGGGGCTGCTCCTGCTGACGAACGACGGCGAGCTGGCCAACCGCCTGACCCACCCGTCCTACGAGGTTCCCAAGACGTACCTCGTGCAGGTCCGCGGGCCGTTCCCGCAGGGTATCGGTGCCCAGCTCAAGCAGGGCGTGGAACTCGAGGACGGCTTCGCGAACGTCGACTCCTTCCGGCTGGTCGACTCCACCCCCGGCCATGTGCTGATCGAGGTTGTGCTGCACTCCGGCAAGAACCGCATCGTCCGCCGCCTGTTCGACGCCGTCGGGTTCCCGGTCCTGCGGCTGGTCCGGGTAAAGGTGGGACCCATTGGCCTGGGCGACCAGCGCCAGGGAAGCATCCGCAACCTCGGCAAGCAGGAAGTCGGCCATCTGCTGGCATCCGTAGGGCTCTGA
- a CDS encoding ParA family protein, which produces MSSEQGSATLEGTEFDLEDAVMGPTGRPYREFPEPAPLSSHGPARVIAMVNQKGGVGKTTSTINLAAALAEYGRRVLLVDFDPQGALSAGLGVNPHELDLTVYNVLMDRKVDIRDAIHQTGVENVDLLPANIDLSAAEVQLVNEVAREQVLDRALKKVEDEYDVVLIDCQPSLGLLTVNALTAAHGVIIPLICEFFALRAVALLVETIDKVQDRLNPRLQVDGVLATMYDARTLHSREVIARLVEAFGDKVFETVIKRSIKFADATVAAEPITSYAATHVGADAYRRLAKELISRGGAP; this is translated from the coding sequence GTGAGCAGCGAACAGGGTTCAGCAACTCTGGAGGGCACGGAATTCGACCTGGAAGACGCGGTGATGGGGCCCACCGGGCGTCCATACCGCGAGTTCCCGGAACCCGCGCCGCTGTCCTCCCACGGTCCGGCCCGCGTCATCGCCATGGTTAACCAAAAGGGCGGCGTCGGAAAGACCACCTCCACCATCAACCTCGCGGCAGCGCTGGCCGAATACGGCCGCCGCGTGCTCCTGGTGGACTTTGATCCCCAGGGTGCCCTGTCCGCGGGCCTGGGCGTCAACCCCCACGAACTGGACCTCACTGTCTATAACGTGCTGATGGACCGCAAAGTGGACATCCGGGACGCCATCCACCAGACCGGCGTGGAAAACGTTGATCTGCTGCCGGCCAACATTGACCTTTCGGCAGCAGAAGTGCAGCTGGTCAACGAGGTGGCACGGGAACAGGTCCTGGACCGCGCGCTCAAGAAAGTCGAAGATGAATACGACGTCGTCCTCATCGACTGCCAGCCGTCCCTCGGACTCCTCACCGTCAACGCACTGACCGCCGCACACGGCGTTATCATTCCGCTGATCTGCGAGTTCTTTGCGCTCCGCGCCGTGGCCCTGCTGGTGGAAACCATCGACAAGGTCCAGGACCGGCTCAACCCCCGCCTGCAGGTGGACGGTGTGCTGGCCACCATGTACGACGCCCGCACGCTGCACAGCCGCGAAGTGATCGCCCGCCTGGTGGAGGCCTTCGGGGACAAGGTCTTCGAAACCGTCATCAAGCGCTCCATCAAGTTCGCCGACGCCACCGTGGCCGCGGAACCCATCACCAGCTACGCGGCCACCCATGTGGGGGCCGACGCCTACCGCAGGCTGGCCAAGGAACTGATTTCGCGCGGCGGCGCGCCCTAG
- a CDS encoding segregation and condensation protein A has protein sequence MAETKPGFEVRLANFTGPFDLLLGLIAKHELDITEVAIATVTDEFIKYIRKLQKLGEEWALDEASEFLVIAATLLDLKAARLLPAGEVEDSEEIALLEARDLLFARLLQYKAFKQVAGLLGETLHQEALRFPRQVALEEHFAAMLPELVWKHTPEQFARLAQAAMRPKAPQPTEVGLAHLHGGKVSVKEQAEIVGLRLQLESPLTFRTLIADADSTLVVVARFLALLELFRDKAVSFDQLSPLGDLAVHWTAGSGDWSVENVSEEFEEPL, from the coding sequence GTGGCCGAAACCAAGCCCGGCTTCGAGGTCCGGCTGGCCAACTTCACGGGTCCCTTCGACCTCCTCCTGGGGCTGATCGCCAAGCACGAGCTGGACATCACCGAGGTGGCCATCGCCACCGTAACCGATGAGTTCATCAAGTACATCCGGAAGCTGCAGAAGCTGGGCGAAGAATGGGCCCTCGATGAAGCCAGCGAGTTCCTGGTGATCGCCGCGACGCTCCTGGACCTCAAAGCTGCCCGGCTCCTGCCTGCCGGAGAAGTCGAAGACAGTGAAGAGATCGCGCTGCTGGAAGCAAGGGACCTGCTCTTCGCCCGGCTGCTCCAGTACAAGGCCTTCAAGCAGGTGGCCGGCCTCCTCGGTGAAACCCTGCACCAGGAGGCCTTGCGCTTTCCCCGGCAGGTGGCACTGGAGGAACACTTCGCCGCGATGCTTCCCGAACTCGTCTGGAAACACACGCCCGAACAGTTTGCCCGCCTGGCGCAAGCAGCCATGCGGCCAAAGGCCCCGCAGCCAACAGAAGTGGGCCTGGCCCACCTTCACGGCGGCAAAGTCAGTGTGAAGGAGCAGGCTGAAATCGTGGGCCTGCGGCTTCAGCTGGAATCGCCGCTGACGTTCCGGACCCTGATCGCCGACGCTGACTCAACCCTGGTGGTGGTTGCCAGGTTCCTTGCCCTCCTGGAACTGTTCCGTGACAAGGCAGTTTCCTTCGACCAACTGTCGCCGTTGGGGGACCTGGCCGTGCACTGGACAGCCGGGAGCGGGGACTGGTCCGTGGAGAACGTCAGTGAGGAATTTGAGGAGCCGCTGTGA
- the scpB gene encoding SMC-Scp complex subunit ScpB: protein MTEHSTEGAGQGEPDVGNLPGGAKAALEAVLMVIDQPATEEELAAGLELTIDAVVALLAELQREYNGYTVNAPDMDSASQAGFGSSPRGFELRKVAGGWRIYSRAEFAHVVGKYVLEGQTARLTQAALETLAVIAYRQPVSRARVSAIRGVNVDSVVRTLAQRGLIEDSGTDPESGAILYRTTTYFLERMGISSVAELPQLSPHLPGLDGIAEFYDAERT, encoded by the coding sequence GTGACTGAACATTCAACAGAAGGCGCAGGCCAGGGGGAGCCGGACGTCGGAAATCTTCCCGGCGGCGCCAAAGCCGCCCTTGAGGCCGTGCTGATGGTCATCGACCAGCCCGCCACGGAGGAGGAGCTGGCGGCGGGCCTGGAGCTGACCATCGATGCGGTCGTCGCCCTGCTGGCAGAACTTCAACGGGAGTATAACGGCTATACTGTTAACGCCCCGGATATGGATTCAGCCAGCCAAGCTGGTTTCGGCTCCAGCCCCCGGGGTTTTGAATTGCGGAAAGTCGCCGGTGGCTGGCGGATCTACTCCCGTGCCGAATTCGCCCATGTCGTGGGCAAATATGTGCTGGAGGGGCAGACGGCCAGGCTCACCCAGGCCGCCCTGGAAACGCTCGCGGTGATCGCTTATCGCCAGCCGGTCTCCAGGGCCAGGGTGTCCGCAATCAGGGGGGTCAATGTTGACTCCGTCGTACGGACACTCGCCCAGCGCGGGCTGATCGAGGACTCGGGAACCGATCCCGAGTCCGGTGCCATCCTCTACCGGACCACCACGTACTTCCTGGAACGGATGGGAATCAGTTCAGTGGCCGAGCTGCCGCAGCTGTCCCCGCACCTCCCGGGGCTGGACGGGATTGCGGAGTTCTACGACGCCGAAAGAACGTAG
- a CDS encoding MmgE/PrpD family protein: MVKEHHVRVYKSEENLPREDQLAHKIAKVAADPVGVPAEVTEMVINRIIDNASVAVASLNRAPIVAARAQALAHGPSTGGKGSKVFGIGERVSPEWAAWANGVAVRELDYHDTFLAADYSHPGDNIPPILAVAQHVGSSGRDLVRAIATGYEIQVNLVKAICLHKHKIDHVAHLGPSAAAGIGTLLGLDVETIFQSVGQALHTTTATRQSRKGEISTWKAHAPAFAGKMAVEAADRAMRGQTSPVPIYEGEDGVIAWLLDGPEASYLVPLPESGEPKRAILDTYTKEHSAEYQAQAWIDLARKLHREHPEATDPANVKSVLIRTSHHTHYVIGSGANDPQKYNPTASRETLDHSIPYIFTVALQDGSWHHVDSYSPERAGRPDTVELWQKVSTEEDPEWTRRYHSLDIAEKAFGGSVEITLAHGSVIKDEIAVADAHPLGARPFGRGQYISKFRTLAAGLVEEAEIERFLAAVERLPELGPGELDQLNITAGPGIIDPSAAPKGLF, translated from the coding sequence ATGGTCAAGGAACACCACGTCCGCGTCTATAAGAGCGAAGAGAACCTGCCGCGGGAGGACCAGCTGGCACACAAGATCGCCAAGGTTGCCGCCGATCCCGTTGGTGTGCCCGCCGAGGTCACAGAGATGGTCATCAACCGGATCATCGATAACGCTTCGGTGGCTGTCGCGTCGCTGAACCGGGCACCCATCGTGGCGGCCCGGGCCCAGGCGCTGGCCCATGGCCCCAGCACCGGAGGAAAGGGTTCGAAGGTTTTCGGCATCGGCGAACGGGTTTCGCCGGAGTGGGCCGCGTGGGCCAACGGCGTGGCAGTCCGGGAGCTGGATTACCACGACACCTTCCTGGCCGCTGATTACTCCCACCCGGGTGACAACATCCCGCCGATCCTCGCGGTGGCCCAGCACGTGGGCTCAAGCGGCCGTGATCTGGTGCGCGCCATCGCCACCGGCTATGAGATCCAGGTGAACCTGGTGAAGGCGATTTGCCTGCACAAGCACAAGATCGACCATGTGGCGCACCTTGGCCCGTCCGCCGCGGCGGGCATCGGCACCCTGCTGGGGCTCGACGTCGAAACGATCTTCCAGTCCGTGGGCCAGGCACTGCACACCACCACGGCAACGCGGCAGTCCCGTAAGGGCGAGATCTCCACGTGGAAGGCCCACGCCCCCGCATTCGCCGGCAAGATGGCCGTGGAGGCGGCAGACCGTGCCATGCGGGGCCAGACCTCCCCGGTGCCGATCTACGAAGGCGAAGACGGCGTGATCGCCTGGCTGCTGGACGGCCCGGAGGCCTCCTACCTGGTGCCGCTGCCCGAATCAGGCGAACCCAAGCGCGCCATCCTGGACACCTACACCAAGGAACACTCCGCCGAATACCAGGCCCAGGCCTGGATTGACCTGGCCCGGAAGCTGCACCGCGAGCACCCGGAGGCAACCGACCCCGCGAACGTGAAGTCGGTGTTGATCAGGACCAGCCACCACACCCACTATGTGATTGGATCCGGCGCCAACGATCCGCAGAAGTACAACCCCACCGCGTCCCGGGAAACCCTGGACCACTCCATCCCGTACATCTTTACCGTGGCCCTGCAGGACGGCTCCTGGCACCACGTGGATTCCTACTCCCCCGAACGTGCCGGCCGGCCCGACACCGTGGAACTGTGGCAGAAGGTGAGCACTGAGGAAGACCCCGAATGGACCCGCCGTTACCACTCCCTGGACATCGCCGAAAAAGCCTTCGGCGGCTCGGTGGAAATCACGCTGGCCCATGGTTCCGTGATCAAGGATGAGATCGCCGTCGCAGACGCCCACCCGCTCGGCGCCCGCCCCTTCGGCCGCGGGCAGTACATCTCCAAGTTCCGCACCCTGGCCGCCGGCCTGGTGGAGGAGGCCGAAATCGAACGGTTCCTCGCCGCCGTCGAACGCCTCCCCGAACTCGGCCCCGGGGAACTTGACCAGCTGAACATCACCGCCGGCCCCGGAATCATCGACCCCAGCGCCGCACCCAAGGGACTCTTCTGA
- a CDS encoding sensor histidine kinase yields MIHRWSIARRLFVANLLIVVSFIAIVGTATFIDARDRTYEEAGRRMTGVAAAIAANPLVLQAAGTTNPSALLQPYALEVMAGSGADFVTIMAPDRTRWTHPRNEELGRPYIGSIDAALQGETFTEVTAGTLGPSVRTIAPVKDAAGNVKALVAAGVTVRSVDVALSGRLPALVAIGLALLVGGSLASWLLGRYLRRITRGWGPEQLAQLFAYYESVLHSVREGLILIDTKGRVVMYNDQAAELLGLEGPGSKDPTRPPSLSGLPIDAGLRALFESGRSAKDEIVLTGSRILVVNQGPAKGPEMTGSRGRTPVYGTVATLRDRTEIEALGSELETMRTLSDALRAQTHEHANRLHTMVSLLELGRTQEALAFATKDLELSQQLTDDMISSLDEPVLGALVMGKVAEAHERGVQLKVAALGSASVAGIAVQDLVTILGNLLDNAMDAAADGPPPRQVELTVEADEEGLDITVHDSGPAIDSAAAENLLRHGFSTKPAGPGGRGIGLALIRQAVRRLGGTLTINGRRGAKFEVFLPAAVPAEKEHKT; encoded by the coding sequence ATGATCCACCGCTGGAGTATCGCCCGCCGGCTGTTTGTGGCGAACCTGCTGATCGTGGTGTCGTTTATTGCGATCGTTGGCACCGCCACGTTCATCGACGCCCGGGACCGCACCTACGAGGAAGCCGGGCGCAGGATGACCGGCGTTGCTGCCGCGATCGCCGCCAATCCCCTGGTCCTCCAGGCTGCGGGCACCACCAATCCATCTGCTTTGCTGCAGCCCTATGCCCTTGAGGTGATGGCGGGATCGGGGGCTGACTTCGTGACGATCATGGCGCCGGACCGGACGCGCTGGACGCATCCCCGGAACGAAGAACTGGGCAGGCCCTACATCGGCTCCATCGATGCCGCGCTGCAGGGTGAAACGTTCACCGAGGTTACGGCGGGAACACTGGGTCCCTCCGTCCGCACCATCGCGCCCGTGAAGGATGCTGCCGGGAACGTGAAGGCGCTGGTGGCCGCGGGCGTCACCGTCCGAAGCGTGGACGTTGCCTTGTCCGGCCGACTGCCCGCCCTCGTGGCCATCGGCCTGGCCCTTCTGGTGGGTGGTTCGCTCGCCTCATGGCTGCTGGGCCGGTACCTCCGCCGCATCACCCGGGGCTGGGGGCCGGAGCAGCTGGCCCAGCTGTTCGCCTACTACGAATCGGTGCTGCACTCGGTGCGGGAAGGACTGATCCTGATCGACACCAAGGGCCGTGTGGTGATGTACAACGACCAGGCGGCCGAGCTGCTGGGCCTGGAAGGCCCCGGCAGCAAGGACCCCACCCGGCCACCGTCGCTGTCCGGCCTCCCAATCGACGCGGGGCTCCGGGCCCTGTTCGAGTCCGGGCGCAGCGCCAAGGACGAGATTGTCCTGACCGGTTCGCGCATCCTGGTGGTTAACCAGGGCCCGGCCAAGGGGCCGGAGATGACTGGCAGCCGCGGCAGGACCCCCGTGTATGGAACAGTGGCAACCCTGCGGGACCGGACGGAGATCGAGGCCCTCGGCAGCGAGCTGGAAACCATGCGTACGCTCTCTGATGCCCTCCGCGCGCAGACCCACGAGCACGCCAACCGGCTGCACACCATGGTTTCGTTGCTGGAGCTGGGCCGCACGCAGGAGGCCCTGGCCTTCGCTACGAAGGACCTGGAACTCAGCCAGCAGCTGACGGATGACATGATCAGTTCATTGGACGAGCCTGTGCTCGGTGCCCTGGTGATGGGAAAAGTGGCTGAGGCCCACGAGCGCGGAGTCCAGCTGAAGGTGGCGGCGCTCGGTTCGGCAAGCGTGGCGGGGATTGCCGTGCAGGACCTGGTGACCATCCTTGGCAACCTGCTGGACAACGCGATGGATGCAGCTGCGGACGGACCGCCCCCGCGGCAGGTTGAGCTGACGGTGGAAGCCGATGAAGAAGGCCTGGACATCACCGTGCACGACTCCGGCCCCGCCATTGATTCCGCCGCCGCCGAGAACCTGCTCCGGCATGGGTTCAGCACCAAGCCGGCGGGACCCGGCGGACGGGGCATCGGCTTGGCGCTAATACGACAGGCCGTGCGGCGCCTGGGGGGTACCCTGACCATCAATGGCAGGCGCGGTGCCAAATTCGAAGTGTTCCTCCCCGCAGCGGTGCCAGCAGAGAAGGAGCACAAAACGTGA
- a CDS encoding response regulator, protein MSNIRVLVVEDEAIAAAAHAAYVGRLTGFELAGTAPDGQSALRLLNEFAAAGNPVELVLLDMNLPDLHGLDIARRMRASGILADIIAITAVRELAIVRSAVAIGVVQYLIKPFTFATFADKLESYRQFRQQLAGPTGGSGKAGASQTDVDQAFASLRAPSELPLPKGLSVSTLSSVQAFMKQQQGAVSATEVMDALGMSRVTARRYLEYLADAGTVSRTARYGTPGRPENEYRWGTR, encoded by the coding sequence GTGAGCAACATCCGGGTCCTCGTCGTAGAGGATGAGGCCATCGCAGCTGCCGCGCACGCAGCCTACGTGGGGCGCCTGACTGGCTTCGAGCTCGCCGGCACGGCCCCGGACGGACAGTCCGCACTGCGGCTGCTCAACGAATTCGCAGCGGCGGGGAACCCGGTGGAGCTTGTCCTGCTGGACATGAACCTTCCCGACCTCCACGGCCTCGATATCGCCCGCCGCATGAGGGCGTCCGGGATCCTCGCCGACATCATCGCCATCACCGCCGTCCGCGAACTGGCCATCGTGCGCAGCGCAGTGGCCATCGGCGTGGTCCAGTACCTGATTAAGCCGTTCACCTTCGCAACGTTCGCGGACAAACTGGAAAGCTACCGCCAGTTCCGCCAGCAGCTGGCAGGCCCCACAGGGGGGTCGGGAAAGGCGGGAGCTTCCCAGACAGACGTGGACCAGGCGTTCGCCAGCCTGCGGGCACCCTCCGAGCTGCCCTTGCCCAAAGGCCTCTCGGTGTCCACGCTGAGTTCCGTTCAGGCGTTCATGAAGCAGCAGCAGGGTGCCGTGTCCGCCACGGAAGTCATGGACGCCCTGGGGATGTCCCGGGTCACCGCCCGCCGCTACCTGGAATACCTCGCGGACGCAGGGACGGTGTCCAGGACTGCCCGCTACGGAACGCCAGGCCGGCCCGAGAACGAATACCGCTGGGGCACCCGGTGA
- a CDS encoding cation:dicarboxylate symporter family transporter produces MASQRGESLDSVKTPRKGLDKSHYLYIAVIVAVILGAVVGLLFPEVGKSLKPLGDGFIKLIKMMIAPIIFCTIVLGIGSIAKAATVGKVGGLALGYFVVMSTFALAIGLVVGNLIHPGEGLKLAPYDPNKKAATDSTVDFLLGIIPSDIPVLPTLFAAILVGFALQKMGPQGAPILRAIGHGQVLVFRILIMIMWLAPVGAFGAIAAVVGATGFQAIVSMFTLMAAFYITCALFIVIILGGLLQVVSGVNIFKLMRYLAREYLLIFSTSSSEAALPRLIAKMEHLGVSKPVVGVTVPTGYSFNLDGTAIYLTMASLFVANAMGTPLDLGAQISLLVFMIIASKGAAGVTGAGLATLAAGLQAHKPELLGGVGMIVGIDRFMSEARALTNFTGNAVATVLIGTWVKEIDGDQVGRVLSGEEPFDEATMLAHHHGEMAPKEDATRAVSTTP; encoded by the coding sequence ATGGCTTCTCAACGAGGAGAGTCGCTTGACAGCGTGAAGACGCCGCGCAAGGGCCTGGACAAGTCGCATTACCTCTACATTGCCGTCATCGTCGCCGTTATCCTGGGCGCCGTCGTCGGCCTGCTTTTCCCCGAGGTGGGCAAATCCCTCAAGCCGCTCGGCGACGGGTTCATCAAGCTCATCAAGATGATGATCGCACCGATCATTTTCTGCACCATTGTCCTGGGCATCGGTTCCATCGCGAAGGCCGCCACTGTGGGCAAGGTCGGAGGCCTGGCGCTGGGCTACTTCGTGGTCATGTCCACCTTCGCCCTGGCCATCGGCCTGGTGGTAGGCAACCTGATCCACCCGGGCGAGGGCCTGAAGCTGGCACCCTACGATCCCAACAAGAAGGCCGCCACCGACAGCACTGTGGACTTCCTGCTGGGAATCATCCCCAGTGACATCCCCGTCCTGCCGACGTTGTTCGCTGCTATCCTGGTTGGCTTCGCGCTGCAGAAGATGGGCCCGCAGGGTGCCCCCATCCTTCGGGCCATCGGCCACGGCCAGGTCCTTGTTTTCCGCATCCTGATCATGATCATGTGGCTGGCCCCCGTCGGTGCCTTCGGTGCCATCGCCGCCGTCGTGGGAGCCACCGGCTTCCAGGCAATCGTCAGCATGTTCACGCTGATGGCCGCCTTCTACATCACGTGTGCACTGTTCATCGTCATCATTCTCGGTGGCCTTCTGCAGGTGGTGTCGGGCGTCAACATCTTCAAGCTGATGAGGTACCTGGCCCGCGAATACCTTCTGATCTTCTCCACGTCCTCCTCCGAGGCAGCTCTGCCCCGCCTGATCGCCAAGATGGAACACCTCGGCGTCTCCAAGCCCGTTGTCGGCGTCACGGTCCCAACCGGCTACTCCTTCAACCTTGACGGCACGGCCATCTACCTGACCATGGCGTCCCTGTTCGTCGCCAACGCCATGGGCACGCCGCTGGACCTCGGCGCGCAGATCTCGCTGCTGGTCTTCATGATCATTGCCTCCAAGGGTGCAGCCGGCGTCACCGGCGCAGGCCTGGCCACCCTCGCTGCCGGCCTGCAGGCACACAAGCCCGAACTGCTGGGCGGCGTGGGCATGATCGTCGGAATCGACAGGTTTATGTCCGAAGCCCGCGCCCTGACCAACTTCACGGGCAACGCCGTGGCAACGGTCCTGATCGGCACCTGGGTCAAGGAAATCGACGGCGACCAGGTTGGCCGCGTCCTCTCGGGCGAGGAACCCTTCGACGAGGCAACCATGCTGGCCCACCACCACGGCGAGATGGCACCCAAGGAAGACGCCACCCGGGCGGTCTCCACCACGCCCTAG
- a CDS encoding prephenate dehydrogenase, with protein MSAFQSHGRGHLDGPVVVIGTGLLGTSIGLGLRGRGVPVYLSDPSPTNQAVAVDIGAGQPLAALAGGVPQLVVVAAPPDVTADVVAKALADYPQSVVVDIASVKAGILSGLRSRGADLSRYVGTHPMAGREKSGPVAARGELFTSMPWVLCPSDETSGAALQVARSLATDLGAVVSQFTADEHDEAVALVSHLPQVMSSLLASRLQGTPLHALSLAGNGLRDVTRIAASDPTLWVQILGGNAAKVVEILYGVREDLNRLIGTLEQPAAAGARLDLAQLISEGNAGQARIPGKHGGPPQAYSWLTVLVDDKPGQIAQLLTEIGEIGVNVEDLRLDHSSGQNVGMVELSVLPNKHDHLIEALNDRGWRVLQ; from the coding sequence ATGTCCGCTTTCCAGAGCCACGGCCGCGGGCACCTGGACGGGCCGGTGGTGGTCATCGGCACGGGGCTGCTCGGGACCAGCATCGGCCTGGGACTGCGCGGGCGGGGCGTACCGGTGTACCTCTCCGATCCATCGCCCACCAACCAGGCTGTTGCGGTGGACATCGGGGCAGGGCAACCGCTGGCTGCGCTTGCAGGTGGTGTGCCGCAGCTGGTGGTTGTTGCCGCCCCGCCGGATGTCACAGCCGATGTGGTTGCGAAGGCGCTGGCTGACTACCCGCAATCCGTGGTGGTGGACATTGCCAGCGTCAAGGCGGGGATCCTCTCGGGCCTGCGCAGCCGCGGCGCTGACCTGTCACGCTACGTGGGCACCCATCCCATGGCCGGACGGGAAAAGTCGGGGCCGGTTGCTGCCCGGGGCGAGCTGTTCACCTCCATGCCATGGGTGCTCTGCCCGTCGGACGAGACTTCGGGTGCCGCCCTCCAGGTGGCCCGTTCGCTGGCCACCGACCTGGGGGCCGTGGTTTCCCAGTTCACGGCCGACGAGCACGACGAAGCAGTGGCCCTGGTCTCGCACCTGCCCCAGGTCATGTCATCGCTTTTGGCCAGCCGGCTGCAGGGCACGCCCCTGCATGCGCTGTCCCTGGCCGGCAACGGGCTCCGGGACGTTACCCGGATCGCCGCCAGCGATCCCACCCTGTGGGTGCAGATCCTGGGCGGCAACGCGGCGAAGGTAGTGGAGATCCTTTACGGCGTCCGCGAGGACCTCAACCGGCTGATCGGTACTTTGGAACAGCCCGCGGCCGCGGGTGCGCGCCTGGATCTGGCGCAACTGATCAGTGAAGGCAACGCAGGCCAGGCCCGGATCCCGGGAAAGCACGGCGGGCCTCCGCAGGCGTATTCGTGGCTCACCGTTCTGGTGGACGACAAGCCGGGCCAGATCGCGCAGCTGTTGACCGAGATCGGTGAAATCGGCGTAAACGTTGAGGACTTGCGGCTGGACCATTCATCCGGCCAGAACGTGGGCATGGTGGAATTGTCAGTGTTGCCCAATAAGCATGACCACCTGATCGAAGCATTAAACGACCGCGGATGGCGGGTACTCCAGTAA